The following are from one region of the Magallana gigas chromosome 6, xbMagGiga1.1, whole genome shotgun sequence genome:
- the LOC117680526 gene encoding LOW QUALITY PROTEIN: uncharacterized protein (The sequence of the model RefSeq protein was modified relative to this genomic sequence to represent the inferred CDS: deleted 1 base in 1 codon), giving the protein MRSLGQNPTESELQEMKQEVDVGGNGTIDFDEFPQMMGKKMKDTDSKEEMISALKVLNRDNTGLIQVRDLRLLMTNLGEKLTDEKVEENTWEADADWDGLINYQGHYTDLLKVISKNEDRLLSCDIMHVGDRGRGVLF; this is encoded by the exons ATGAGGTCACTGGGTCAGAACCCCACGGAGTCGGAACTACAGGAAATGAAACAGGAAGTCGATGTTGGCG GAAACGGAACAATCGATTTTGACGAGTTTCCTCAAATGATGGGCAAGAAAATGAAAGATACGGACTCTAAAGAGGAGATGATATCAGCGTTAAAAGTGCTAAACAGGGACAACACAGGACTCATTCAAGTACGCGACCTCCGACTTTTGATGACGAACCTGGGGGAGAAGCTGACGGACGAA AAGGTGGAGGAGAATACCTGGGAGGCGGACGCCGACTGGGACGGGCTCATCAACTATCAAGGTCACTACACTGACCTCCTCAAGGTCATTTCTAAAAATGAAGACCGATTGTTATCATGCGACATTATGCATGTGGGGGACAGAGGAAGGGgtgtattattttga